One genomic window of Arachis stenosperma cultivar V10309 chromosome 10, arast.V10309.gnm1.PFL2, whole genome shotgun sequence includes the following:
- the LOC130957207 gene encoding uncharacterized protein LOC130957207 — translation MATLRRGRTRTPGETGNEQPADNHAEFMVAMANLANTIERLGQPAGNENGNENGNGDGNRNGGGNGNDLGGTPMTLATFLKVYPPTFRGSTNPTEAGNWFQAMEHALQAQHVPYNHYPDQAKIYRKIWTHQEALHWCYRECRLLQLQNADIPCDVFQTTFYNKYFPKSVWELKEFELMQLKQGSLSVVDYTSQFEKLCRFSRVCQGALESYESWKSIKYQGGLKDNIMTVVAPLEIWIFSELVNKARVVEECAKKVAPSRDTHGENNDRGREKHFQPRAQNIKRGGHVPQGQGNTRRRRPTFDLYHPAKGRDDYFDCRLPGHMARDCTREKNPNAGRKQHQ, via the exons ATGGCTACTCTCAGACGAGGTCGTACTCGTACACCGGGAGAGACTGGAAATGAACAACCGGCCGATAACCATGCCGAGTTTATGGTGGCAATGGCTAATCTTGCTAATACTATAGAG AGGTTAGGTCAACCAGCTGGCAACGAAAATGGTAATGAAAACGGAAATGGGGATGGAAATAGAAACGGAGGCGGAAATGGTAATGACTTGGGAGGCACTCCAATGACATTGGCTACGTTTCTCAAGGTTTATCCACCGACTTTCAGAGGTTCGACCAATCCTACAGAAGCGGGAAATTGGTTCCAGGCTATGGAGCATGCATTACAAGCCCAGCATGTTCCGTACAACCA CTACCCAGATCAAGCCAAAATATATCggaaaatatggactcatcaagaAGCTCTACACTGGTGTTACAGAGAGTGCCGCTTACTACAGCTTCAAAATGCCGACATTCCTTGCGATGTATTCCAGACAACTTTTTACAACAAGTACTTTCCTAAATCTGTATGGGAATTGAAGGAGTTTGAGCTTATGCAGCTGAAGCAAGGCTCTTTGTCTGTGGTGGATTACACTAGTCAGTTTGAGAAGCTTTGTAGGTTCTCTAGGGTTTGTCAGGGTGCCCTGGAGAGCTATGAGAGTTGGAAGAGCATTAAGTACCAAGGGGGCTTGAAGGATAATATTATGACTGTTGTAGCTCCTTTGGAGATTTGGATCTTTTCCGAGCTTGTAAACAAGGCGAGAGTTGTGGAGGAGTGTGCGAAGAAAGTGGCTCCGTCAAGAGATACTCATGGGGAGAACAACGACCGTGGGCGTGAGAAGCATTTTCAACCAAGAGCTCAGAACATCAAGAGGGGAGGACATGTACCTCAAGGTCAAGGCAACACTAGGAGACGGAGACCCACTTTTGATCTGTATCATCCCGCAAAAGGAAGAGATGACTACTTTGATTGCAGACTACCTGGTCACATGGCGAGGGATTGTACTCGTGAGAAGAACCCGAATGCGGGTCGAAAACAACACCAATGA